The genomic DNA AGGCTAAAGTTACCATAATAATTGTACAAAGAAATGATAAAGTTAGATCCCGATCAGCTTAATCGCTCCCGGTAAAAAATTTTTTCATGAAAATTACCAAAATTTCATTCCTTTTTAACGCGTATATATTTATACTTACGTGCATGAAACAAAAAAATGTATAAATTATGAATTAAAGTAAAGCTCAACCATTACTGAACTACTTAGAAGTGACTTATTTAATATGGTAACTTAAAATACTCGCGGATAGTAATTTTGACGTAATCTGTTTATGCTGTAATCAATTAACCTTTGCCGTTAGATGATGAGGATATTATTGCTGCTAAAGCAAACCAGGCAGTTGATGTCCTTCGAAGAATTTCGGGTGGCATGGCTGTATAATTTCTATATCTGATATACGATATACTGGAAAGAGTTATTAGCATTTTGTAATTAGTGATCAAAATTCACTAATTAAGATTTATTTTGTGTCTTTTAGTTAAATTTAATTTCATCAAACTCAATGTTTAATAGAAATATACTGCTGAAATTTTCTAAACCTTATCCCGGACTGATTGTACTAACAATATTATTAGGATTTTCTGGAGCTTTATTTAATGGTGTTAGTACAGCTTTGATTGTCCCAATAATTTTAAAAATAGTAGGACAAGAAGTAAATCTTCAAGGCGCTCCTGGCATTTTACAACTATTTATAAATCCATTTGATAGTCTGCCAGAAAATTACAAGGACTTAGCAATGGCTGGAGCAATTTTAGGTATTATTACTTTAAAAAATCTAGCTAATTATTTGAATTCAATAACATCTAGTTCCCTCAGTCGGATGATAATATCCGATATGCGAGAAGATGGAATTAGTATGTTGTTGAAGGTAGATATAGATTACTACAACAAGATGAAAGTAGGTGATCTAATTAATCGGCTAGGTTCGGAAATCAATCGTGCATCTGTTTTTATTGGTAACACTATTAGATTAATTACTCTATTAATTACAATTCTAGTTTTTGTTGGTTTGTTATTATCAATTTCTTGGCAATTAACAATTGCTGCAACGTTTGTAATGTTGATACTAACATTTATTAATCAGTTTTTTATTAATCAGTCGAAAAAGTTTGGTAGGCAAATTAGTGATTTTTCTAGGCTTTATTCAATTGCGGTGCTTGAGGTTTTGAATGGAATTAGGTTAGTTAAGTCAACAGGTAATGAGCAAAGAGAATATGAGCGGATAAAAAATTTAATTAGAATTCGCGAAAAATCAGATTTTAAACAGCAGGTAAATTCACAAGCCATTTCTCCATTGAGTGAAGTGGTGGGAATTGCTTGTTTACTGATGATTGTATTTTTGAGTAAAACTTTATTCTCCGAACAATTAACCTCAATTTCTACCATACTCTTGACATACTTGATCTTATTGTTAAGAACGCTACCCTTAATTGCCCAATTAAATAATCTTCGTAGTAGTTTTGCCAACATTACTGCAAGTATAGATGTAGTCAGTGATTTTTTAAGGGTAGATAACAAAGTTTTTATGAGTAATGGGAAACTAACTTATAAAAAATTAAAACGAGGAGTACACTTTCAGTCTATTTCTTTTACATATCCCAACCATGACAGACAGGTACTAAAAGATGTGGATCTATATTTACCTCGTGGTACAACTTTGGCATTGGTAGGTGGTTCAGGTGCAGGTAAGTCTACATTAGCAGACCTTTTACCAAGATTTTATGATCCGACAAGTGGTTGTATTAAGTTTGATGGTATGGATTTGCGAGAGTTTGATTTAGGTTCTGTACGAAAAAATATGGGAATTGTTAGTCAGGATACTTTTCTTTTTAATGATTCAGTCAGGAATAACATTGCTTATCCTAAACCAGAAGCTACAGATGAAGAAATTATCCAAGCAGCAAAACTAGCTAATGCCTATGAATTTATTAGTAAATTACCTCAGCAATTTGATACTGTGATAGGCGATCGCGGTGTGATGTTATCCGGTGGACAAAAACAAAGATTAGCGATCGCTCGCGCACTGCTACAAAATCCAGAAATTCTGATTTTAGATGAAGCTACCAGCGCTTTAGATACGGTTTCTGAACGGCTGGTACAAGCTGCAATTGATGAACTAAGTCGAGATCGCACTACCTTAGTCATTGCACACCGACTTTCTACAGTCCGGAAAGCAGATAAAATTGCCGTCTTAGATCAAGGAAGTGTAGTAGAAGTTGGAACTCATGAAGAATTACTACAGAAAGGTGGTTACTACTCACACTTGTACTCAATACAGTTTGCTAAAAAAACTGATACTTCTGGCAACCGTAACCAAAGCTTACTTCGCATATCTTATGAAATTCGTACCCAACTAAACTCACTAATTGGATTGTTACAGTTATTAATTAATAATTTAATAGACAATGATCAAGAGCGTCAAGAATTACTTGAACAATCTTATAAATCAGTATGGAGAATCATCAACACTATTGATGTTTTTGATGATGTAATTAATCTCCAAATTAAAGGCCAGTTAGTGGCAATTGCTGAACAAAATCATAGCAGCGTTACTGCATATTATCAAAAATTTAGTTGTATATTTGATGAATTTCGATCTGGTCTTAATCCTACACTTTCTTGCCTTCGCACAGTAGCCGATAACGTTACAGACAACTATGAATCCCAAAATCAATTATTGACAGAAGCTTATGAAGTTACTATTTATCTGTTGAAGAATTTAGAAAAATTTGAGCAAACAATTCAGGTATAATGAAATGCCATGTCCAGAAAAAGTAGCTACTTGTAGTTGGATCACTTCAGGAATTAGCCGTACAGCTAATCATCGTCGCCGTTTAGATTTTTTACAATCTTTAGAATCAAGTAGTATAGAAATTGATTTTTATGGAAGAGGTTTACAAAAATGGGTAAAAACTTCAGGAGAACTTGGTAATAAGTGGTATGTTATGGCACCATATCACTATAATCTAGCTATTGGAAATTATGCAGAAAATGATTTGTATGTCAGTGAAAAACTTTGGGATAGTTTACTAGCCTGGTGTTTGCCAATTTATTATGATGGATTAGCAGCCGATAAACTCTTACCACCAGGGAGCTTTTTCAAATTACCTAGTTTAGATGAAAAAGAAATTGCTTATATTCAAG from Okeanomitos corallinicola TIOX110 includes the following:
- a CDS encoding ABC transporter ATP-binding protein produces the protein MFNRNILLKFSKPYPGLIVLTILLGFSGALFNGVSTALIVPIILKIVGQEVNLQGAPGILQLFINPFDSLPENYKDLAMAGAILGIITLKNLANYLNSITSSSLSRMIISDMREDGISMLLKVDIDYYNKMKVGDLINRLGSEINRASVFIGNTIRLITLLITILVFVGLLLSISWQLTIAATFVMLILTFINQFFINQSKKFGRQISDFSRLYSIAVLEVLNGIRLVKSTGNEQREYERIKNLIRIREKSDFKQQVNSQAISPLSEVVGIACLLMIVFLSKTLFSEQLTSISTILLTYLILLLRTLPLIAQLNNLRSSFANITASIDVVSDFLRVDNKVFMSNGKLTYKKLKRGVHFQSISFTYPNHDRQVLKDVDLYLPRGTTLALVGGSGAGKSTLADLLPRFYDPTSGCIKFDGMDLREFDLGSVRKNMGIVSQDTFLFNDSVRNNIAYPKPEATDEEIIQAAKLANAYEFISKLPQQFDTVIGDRGVMLSGGQKQRLAIARALLQNPEILILDEATSALDTVSERLVQAAIDELSRDRTTLVIAHRLSTVRKADKIAVLDQGSVVEVGTHEELLQKGGYYSHLYSIQFAKKTDTSGNRNQSLLRISYEIRTQLNSLIGLLQLLINNLIDNDQERQELLEQSYKSVWRIINTIDVFDDVINLQIKGQLVAIAEQNHSSVTAYYQKFSCIFDEFRSGLNPTLSCLRTVADNVTDNYESQNQLLTEAYEVTIYLLKNLEKFEQTIQV